From Aurantimicrobium sp. INA4, one genomic window encodes:
- a CDS encoding bifunctional methylenetetrahydrofolate dehydrogenase/methenyltetrahydrofolate cyclohydrolase, which produces MVAVTLDGKATASAVKGELAQRIAALKAQGITPGLGTLLVGDDPGSHSYVAGKHRDCAEVGINSIRIDLPATATQADVEAAIRQLNEDPAVTGYIVQLPLPKGLDEHAALELIDPAKDADGLHPMNLGRLVMGIEGELASPLPCTPAGIVELLSRYGVPLAGKHVTVVGRGLTVGRPLGLLLTRKGIDATVTLTHSRTVNIEDDIRRADVVVAAVGVPHFIKPEWVKPGAAVLDVGITRVENAETGKAQLTGDVDPAVAEIAGHFSPNPGGVGPMTRAMLLANVVKAAELASH; this is translated from the coding sequence GTGGTAGCAGTCACTCTCGACGGAAAAGCTACCGCTTCTGCCGTCAAGGGTGAACTCGCACAACGCATCGCAGCACTCAAAGCTCAGGGCATTACTCCTGGCTTGGGAACGCTGCTCGTTGGCGATGACCCTGGATCGCATTCGTATGTCGCGGGGAAGCACCGCGACTGTGCAGAAGTAGGCATCAATTCGATTCGAATTGATTTGCCTGCAACAGCCACTCAAGCTGATGTTGAAGCTGCCATTAGGCAGCTTAACGAAGATCCTGCCGTCACCGGTTACATCGTGCAATTGCCATTGCCCAAGGGCCTCGATGAGCATGCTGCACTGGAACTGATTGACCCTGCCAAGGATGCCGATGGCCTGCACCCTATGAACTTGGGTCGACTGGTTATGGGTATTGAAGGTGAGCTGGCTTCGCCACTTCCGTGCACCCCTGCAGGGATTGTGGAATTACTGAGCCGTTATGGTGTTCCCCTGGCAGGTAAGCATGTCACAGTGGTGGGCCGTGGGCTGACCGTGGGTCGCCCACTGGGACTCTTGCTAACACGCAAGGGCATAGATGCCACGGTGACACTCACTCACTCCCGCACCGTCAACATCGAGGACGACATTCGTCGCGCCGATGTTGTCGTTGCTGCTGTGGGTGTTCCTCACTTCATCAAACCTGAGTGGGTCAAGCCCGGTGCTGCTGTTTTGGACGTGGGAATTACTCGTGTGGAGAATGCAGAAACGGGCAAAGCACAGCTCACCGGCGATGTTGATCCTGCGGTTGCTGAGATTGCTGGTCACTTCTCGCCAAACCCCGGCGGAGTTGGTCCCATGACCAGGGCAATGCTTTTGGCGAATGTGGTGAAGGCTGCGGAGTTAGCTTCCCACTAA
- a CDS encoding Fic family protein → MGSFLEGYWEGDPTAYYRQERQSGTYSRYIPNKLSELEFQPDQELSLAVEDALVALAEAGTTLHFTARSEMIGLAVMRSEAVASSFIEGVSVSPAQLLRIEQLRELNHTQLTQHNSEYEVLGNLDALNVASAQSNPGQPITLEHILEVHRALMRYTQFAASAGALRKSQSWIGGLSPLHASYVGPPAEMVPELIADLLEFINSRKHSALITAAIAHAQFEMIHPFGDGNGRTGRALVHLILQQRSVGGEVLIPLSRVLREDNKSYIFQLQQTHPAVGDPNWNEWCLYFTRVLEQAASRTMSCDARLQLLFDEWTNALQGTRSDSAVWKVLPVLLGHPVVTSTWLQHRLNCTAMTADNALEQLTRAGIIRQVSAGKRNRVFEASEVLKELDRL, encoded by the coding sequence GTGGGCAGTTTTCTTGAGGGATACTGGGAAGGCGACCCCACCGCCTATTACCGGCAAGAACGACAATCGGGAACATATTCCCGATACATACCCAACAAACTTAGTGAGCTAGAGTTCCAGCCCGATCAAGAGCTCAGCCTTGCTGTTGAAGATGCGCTCGTGGCTTTGGCAGAAGCTGGCACAACTCTTCACTTCACGGCTCGATCCGAGATGATCGGACTTGCCGTCATGAGATCTGAAGCCGTTGCCTCTTCATTCATCGAAGGCGTTTCTGTTTCACCGGCACAACTTCTGCGTATTGAGCAACTGAGGGAGTTGAATCACACTCAACTAACCCAACACAACTCCGAATACGAGGTTCTGGGAAACCTTGATGCACTCAACGTTGCTTCTGCTCAGAGCAATCCAGGGCAACCAATAACACTCGAGCACATTCTCGAAGTTCACCGCGCGCTGATGAGATACACACAATTCGCAGCAAGTGCAGGTGCACTGAGAAAGTCTCAGAGTTGGATTGGTGGCCTGTCACCACTGCATGCAAGTTATGTTGGACCTCCCGCTGAGATGGTTCCGGAACTGATCGCTGATCTACTTGAATTCATCAATTCTCGGAAGCACTCAGCGCTGATCACCGCAGCTATTGCTCATGCTCAGTTTGAGATGATTCATCCTTTCGGAGATGGAAATGGCAGAACTGGTCGTGCGCTAGTTCACTTGATTCTTCAGCAGCGATCCGTGGGCGGAGAGGTACTGATTCCGCTCTCTCGAGTACTTCGTGAGGACAACAAGAGTTACATATTCCAGCTTCAACAGACTCACCCCGCTGTGGGAGATCCAAACTGGAATGAGTGGTGCCTGTATTTCACTCGAGTGTTAGAACAAGCAGCAAGTCGAACAATGTCCTGTGACGCTCGACTGCAGCTACTCTTCGATGAATGGACCAACGCACTGCAAGGAACCAGAAGTGATTCGGCCGTATGGAAAGTGTTGCCGGTACTTTTGGGGCACCCTGTCGTGACCTCCACCTGGCTTCAACACCGCCTGAATTGCACGGCAATGACCGCGGATAATGCCCTAGAACAGTTGACACGTGCTGGGATTATCCGACAGGTCAGTGCAGGAAAACGGAACAGAGTCTTTGAAGCTTCCGAAGTTCTGAAGGAACTCGATCGGCTTTAG
- a CDS encoding gamma carbonic anhydrase family protein, whose protein sequence is MTSPDAQIISVPTYGTPVVDDSCYIAPGGRLAGDVTLHANVGIWFNAVLRGDYEPIVIGEGSNIQDNVSGHVDTGYPLTLGKNVSVGHNAVIHGCTVEDDCLIGMHATVMNGAVIGKGSLVAAGALVLEGTIVPPGSLVAGVPAKVRRELTPEEQEAVRNNAANYRKRLEIYKTEASEA, encoded by the coding sequence ATGACTTCTCCTGATGCCCAGATCATTTCTGTTCCCACCTATGGCACTCCGGTCGTAGACGACTCGTGCTACATCGCACCAGGCGGTCGCCTGGCCGGCGATGTCACCTTGCATGCCAACGTGGGTATCTGGTTCAACGCAGTGCTGCGTGGGGACTACGAACCGATCGTGATTGGTGAAGGCTCCAACATCCAAGACAACGTCAGCGGTCACGTTGACACTGGTTATCCCCTCACTCTGGGAAAGAACGTGTCTGTGGGACACAACGCTGTTATTCACGGCTGCACGGTGGAAGATGATTGCCTCATTGGCATGCATGCGACCGTGATGAACGGTGCCGTGATTGGCAAGGGTTCTTTAGTTGCTGCCGGTGCCCTCGTGCTGGAAGGAACCATCGTTCCTCCGGGTTCACTTGTTGCGGGTGTGCCAGCGAAGGTGCGCCGCGAACTCACTCCAGAAGAGCAGGAGGCTGTTCGAAACAATGCGGCCAACTACCGCAAGCGCCTAGAGATTTATAAGACCGAGGCGTCAGAAGCCTAG
- a CDS encoding glycosyltransferase, translated as MSFSLPASNYVSVTWGVRPESGGLTVTLLHRASILSQAGAGHVTVLTFDSYPHYDQIEEQMRQLGRLDGDVSIENIWDWLRTEHIPARPTGPSPKLNEAFTPLGDGDEFEELYRDGVLYSRIRYAADDITILQTDHYRADGTLMLSDRRDFRERGIRGGRRIILCDHSGEPFKLWKFQNDFYHWVLDRRFGSQQTTFLIDSKTAVGMFVGYRRRNALTVHIIQGAHIEGTTSDGRPILSDARHKSIRELPGFDLVAALTKRQRKDITAVMGASPNLVVIPNSVPLPDPASITVERPVNRGLVVATFIPRKRVPLAIEATSRAQLMVGSGLILDVYGEGETRPEVEAALAEHSAAEYTTLHGYSTTALEETKTASFILITSETEGTPLVLLEGMAAGCIPIAFDIRYGPSDLITHGVNGFLIPDGDVTAMAQAIATLQQLPAEKVTAMREAAIATVQGFNDEAVLQLWGKELTKAWKHKSAAWWRALRKWQAWNAARHYAQTNPEIGPKLPPPPRR; from the coding sequence GTGAGTTTTTCCCTCCCTGCCTCGAACTACGTCAGCGTGACCTGGGGTGTTCGACCCGAATCGGGTGGGCTCACCGTCACACTGTTGCACCGCGCAAGCATCTTGAGCCAGGCCGGTGCTGGTCATGTGACTGTTCTGACGTTCGATAGCTATCCCCACTATGACCAAATCGAAGAGCAGATGCGGCAGCTCGGCCGTCTCGATGGAGACGTCTCGATTGAGAACATCTGGGACTGGTTACGCACAGAACACATTCCTGCACGACCTACAGGACCCTCACCCAAACTCAATGAGGCCTTCACGCCCCTGGGTGACGGTGATGAGTTTGAGGAGCTTTACCGAGACGGTGTTCTCTACAGTCGCATCCGCTATGCCGCAGATGACATCACCATCTTGCAAACCGATCACTACCGCGCAGACGGAACGCTGATGCTCAGCGACCGCCGGGACTTCCGCGAGCGCGGAATCCGTGGCGGTCGCCGCATCATCCTCTGTGATCACTCTGGTGAACCATTCAAGTTATGGAAGTTCCAGAATGATTTCTATCACTGGGTGCTTGATCGCAGATTTGGTTCACAACAGACCACCTTCTTGATTGACAGCAAGACGGCAGTGGGAATGTTTGTGGGTTATCGCCGCCGTAATGCACTGACGGTGCACATCATTCAGGGCGCACACATAGAGGGCACAACTTCTGATGGCCGCCCCATTCTTTCGGACGCACGGCACAAGAGCATTCGTGAGTTACCAGGCTTCGACCTCGTTGCTGCACTCACTAAACGTCAGCGCAAGGACATTACAGCTGTCATGGGGGCAAGCCCCAACCTGGTAGTCATTCCCAACTCGGTGCCATTACCTGATCCTGCTTCGATTACGGTGGAGCGCCCGGTGAACCGGGGACTCGTTGTCGCTACGTTTATTCCTCGTAAACGTGTGCCTCTTGCGATTGAAGCAACTTCACGAGCACAGCTGATGGTGGGCTCGGGGTTAATCCTGGATGTCTATGGCGAAGGTGAGACGCGTCCCGAGGTCGAGGCTGCACTGGCTGAGCACAGTGCAGCTGAGTACACCACCTTGCACGGTTACAGCACCACGGCTTTGGAAGAGACAAAGACAGCTTCCTTTATTCTCATTACCTCTGAGACGGAGGGCACACCCCTGGTGTTGTTGGAGGGTATGGCAGCTGGGTGTATTCCGATCGCTTTTGATATTCGCTATGGCCCCAGTGATCTGATTACCCATGGGGTTAACGGCTTCCTCATTCCCGACGGGGATGTCACAGCAATGGCTCAAGCCATTGCCACCTTGCAGCAGCTCCCTGCTGAAAAAGTAACGGCCATGCGCGAGGCAGCCATCGCAACCGTGCAGGGCTTCAACGACGAGGCTGTATTGCAGCTGTGGGGCAAAGAGTTGACGAAGGCGTGGAAGCACAAGTCTGCAGCCTGGTGGCGCGCACTGCGTAAATGGCAGGCCTGGAATGCTGCCCGGCACTATGCACAAACCAATCCTGAAATTGGGCCCAAACTTCCTCCGCCACCTCGGCGTTAA